The genome window CGGACCAGCACCATGCCCTTGCCGCCGCCACCGGCCGACGGTTTGACCAGCACGGGGAAGCCGATCCGGTCCGCCACCTCGGTGAGGTCGTCGCCGGGCTCGGCGCCGCCGGGGACCACCGGCACCCCGGCCCGGGCCACGGTCGCCTTCGCGCGGATCTTGTCCCCCATGGCCTCGATCGCCTCCGGCGGCGGGCCGACGAAGACCAGGCCCGCCGCGGCGCAGGCCCGGGCGAACTCCGCGTTCTCGGCGAGGAACCCGTACCCGGGGTGGATCGCCTCCGCCCCGGTGGCGCGGGCGGCCTCGATGATCCCCTCGATGTCCAGGTAGCCGCGCGGCAGCCGTACCGCGGCGTCGGCCTCGCGCACGTGGCGGGCGTCCCGGTCGGCGTCGCTGAACACGGCCACCGAGCCCACGCCCATGGCCCGCAGCGTCCGGATGATCCGGACCGCGATCTCTCCCCGGTTGGCGATCAGAACTCTCGCGAACATGGCTCGCTCACATCCGGAAGACGCCGTAGCCGACGGGCCCGAGCGGGGCGTTCGCCGCCGCGCTCAGCGCCAGGCCGAGCACGGTCCTGGTGTCGACCGGGTCGATCACCCCGTCGTCCCAGAGCCGGGCCGTCGAGTAGTACGGGTTGCCCTGCTCCTCGTACTGCGCCCGGATCCGCTCCGCCTCGGCGGCGCGCCGCTCCGGGTCGCCGACCATGGACAGCACGGTGGCCGCCTGCTCCCCGCCCATGACCGAGATCCGGGCGTTCGGCCACATCCACAGGAACCGCGGGGAGTACGCCCGGCCGGCCATGGCGTAGTTCCCGGCGCCGAACGAGCCGCCGATGATCACCGTGAACTTCGGCACCCGGGCGCAGGCCACGGCGGTGACCATCTTCGCGCCGTGCTTGGCGATCCCCCCGTGCTCGTAGGCCTTGCCGACCATGAACCCGCTGATGTTCTGCAGGAACACCAGGGGGATCCCGCGGCGGTCGCACAGCTCGATGAAGTGGGCGCCCTTCAGGGCCGACTCGCTGAACAGGATGCCGTTGTTGGCGAGGATCCCGACCGGGTGCCCGTGGATGTGGGCGTACCCGGTGACGAGGGTGGGGCCGTACTCGGCCTTGAACTCCAGGAAGCGGCTCCCGTCGACGATCCGGGCGATCACCTCGCGCACGTCGTACGGTGTGCGGTTGTCCGGCGGCACGATGCCGTACAGCTCCCGCGGGTCGTAGGCGGGCGGCTCCGGCGGCACGGTCTCCCACGGCCGCGGCGGGGGCGGGCCGAGGGTGGCGACGATGTCCCGCACGATCCGCAGGGCGTGCGCGTCGTCCTCGGCGAGATGGTCGGTGACCCCGCTGATCCGGGCGTGGACCTCCCCGCCGCCGAGCTCCTCGGCGGTGACGGTCTCCCCGGTCGCCGCCTTCACCAGGGGCGGCCCGCCCAGGAAGATCGTGCCCTGGTTCCGGACGATGACCGCCTCGTCGGCCATCGCAGGGACGTAGGCGCCGCCGGCCGTGCACGACCCGAGCACCGCGGCGATCTGCGGGATGCCGCGGGCCGACATGGTGGCCTGGTTGTAGAAGATCCGGCCGAAGTGGTCCCGGTCCGGGAAGACCTCGTCCTGCATCGGCAGGAAGGCCCCGCCGGAGTCGACCAGGTAGATGCAGGGCAGGTTGTTGTGGAGCGCGACCTCCTGGGCGCGCAGGTGCTTCTTCACGGTCATCGGGAAGTAGGTCCCGCCCTTGACCGTGGCGTCATTGGCGATGACCACGCACTCCCGGCCGGAGACCCGCCCGATGCCGGTGATGATCCCGGCCGCCGGC of Thermobispora bispora DSM 43833 contains these proteins:
- a CDS encoding carboxyl transferase domain-containing protein, which codes for MTTSGWPALQSRCDPHTEQFKRNAEVNERLAAELRERLAAAAQGGPERARQRHVNRGKLLPRDRVDTLLDPGSRFLELSPLAANGLYDDEAPAAGIITGIGRVSGRECVVIANDATVKGGTYFPMTVKKHLRAQEVALHNNLPCIYLVDSGGAFLPMQDEVFPDRDHFGRIFYNQATMSARGIPQIAAVLGSCTAGGAYVPAMADEAVIVRNQGTIFLGGPPLVKAATGETVTAEELGGGEVHARISGVTDHLAEDDAHALRIVRDIVATLGPPPPRPWETVPPEPPAYDPRELYGIVPPDNRTPYDVREVIARIVDGSRFLEFKAEYGPTLVTGYAHIHGHPVGILANNGILFSESALKGAHFIELCDRRGIPLVFLQNISGFMVGKAYEHGGIAKHGAKMVTAVACARVPKFTVIIGGSFGAGNYAMAGRAYSPRFLWMWPNARISVMGGEQAATVLSMVGDPERRAAEAERIRAQYEEQGNPYYSTARLWDDGVIDPVDTRTVLGLALSAAANAPLGPVGYGVFRM